Within Myxococcales bacterium, the genomic segment GAACCAGGCGGGTCAGGAACTCGGAATGGGACAGAAGCTCGCCGAGGTGTACAGGAGCGTCAACAGTGCAGTCGCGCTATCAAACATGTTGCGCGCGGCGTTGTTGTATGTCCACGGAGGTGTGTATCTCGATTTAGATACCGTTACCGTTAAAAGCCTTCTACCTCTCTTAGAGGTCTCTGAGTTCATTGGGCATGAACATATCGTTTGGCCCTACTACGTACATAGGTCGGTTTTACTGCGGGCTAAATCACTTGTGCTTAGCGGTGCTCGGAGTCTTTTGCGCCGTTTGCCACGCGGGTATGCAGGTTTTCGTCGCGTGTCGAAATACTACTACCTCGCAGTCAACGGTGCGATCCTGGGCTGTGTCCCGCAGGGAACCTTGATGGCTCAGTATCTCCATGCGATGGCGAATGTGTCTCCAGCGCGATACCAAGTAAAACACGCCTTGGGCACGCATCTTCTTCAACAGGTTGTTGATGACTATGATCAAACGCATCTGACCATATTTCCGCCAGACGTGTTCTATCCAATGCCTCCGGAGATCTCCGAGCACTGGTTTCGCATTCAGTCGGATGTTGCATTGGACGATGTTTTGCAGCCAGATACCCGGGTCGTCCATTGGTATGCATCGGTTCGGACAAAGCATCTCGCCACTCGAATTACACCCGAGTATATTAGCCACCATCATAGGTCGCAGCTGTTCAGTGCGTTGGTCCGAAAGTATGCTATTTAGGGAGGATTGATGACGGAGTTTGAGAAATATGCCCGTGATGGTGCCTACCATTGGGCTCAAATCGATAAGCGCTGGCTGAATCGACACTACAACCCACCGTTGGAAGCACGCTACGAAGCCCTCGTAAAC encodes:
- a CDS encoding glycosyl transferase, whose amino-acid sequence is MIPSKVHFVWIGSRLEWVHVWAIRSAALHSNCDEIFLHHVDALEDTAQLAALKVTPGVQLVRLDAIALMNQAGQELGMGQKLAEVYRSVNSAVALSNMLRAALLYVHGGVYLDLDTVTVKSLLPLLEVSEFIGHEHIVWPYYVHRSVLLRAKSLVLSGARSLLRRLPRGYAGFRRVSKYYYLAVNGAILGCVPQGTLMAQYLHAMANVSPARYQVKHALGTHLLQQVVDDYDQTHLTIFPPDVFYPMPPEISEHWFRIQSDVALDDVLQPDTRVVHWYASVRTKHLATRITPEYISHHHRSQLFSALVRKYAI